In Helianthus annuus cultivar XRQ/B chromosome 8, HanXRQr2.0-SUNRISE, whole genome shotgun sequence, a single genomic region encodes these proteins:
- the LOC110872317 gene encoding elongation factor-like GTPase 1 isoform X1, which yields MADSHDPKNIRNICILAHVDHGKTTLADHLIASSGGGVLHPKQAGRLRFMDYLDEEQRRAITMKSSSIALQYKNHSINLIDSPGHMDFCSEVSTASRLSDGGLVLVDAVEGVHIQTHAVLRQAWIEKLTPCLVLNKIDRLIVELKLSPLEAYNRLLRIVHEVNGIVSAYKSEKYLSDVDSILARPVGETGDEYQELLDDDDEEDTFQPQKGNVVFVCALDGWGFGICEFAEFYASKLGASVAVLQKAFWGPRYFVPKTKRIVGKKGLPAGSKARPMFVQFVLEPLWQVYEAALDTNGDKTILEKLIKSFNLSVPPRELQNKDPKSVLQSVVSRWLPLSDAILSMVIKHMPDPGTAQAFRLSRLLPKREILDDDVGKSDVIAEAELVRKSVEACDSRPEAPCVAFVSKMFAVPMKMLPQRDVNGGIVNNIEVGNGDSDECFLAFARIFSGVIHLGQKVFVLSALYDPLKTGDSVQKHIQEAELHSLYLMMGQGLTPVASARAGNIVAIRGLGQHILKSATLSSTKNCWPFSSMTFQVSPTLKVAIEPSDPVDMGALMKGLRLLNRADPFVEVSVSARGEHVLAAAGEVHLERCIKDLKERFAKVNLEISPPLVSFRETIEGESLNSFDKFKSLTGNSNVIEKTTPNGRCTVRVHILKLPDALTKLLDESSDLLEDIIAGKAIRAQDDEHPVESLRKRIWDAVESEISDTNAEKDKEKLKLLWENLLKRIWALGPRQIGPNMLLLPDSTTDDNGSSVLIKGSPYVSERLGFVSSSEESETETTSAETRSLKEEADSLRSSVLSGFQVATGSGPLCDEPMWGLAFVIEASISPYDSESEAVNQSDQYGVFSGQVMTAVKEACKAGVLQKNPRIVEGMYFCELNTPTEYLGPMYAVLARRRARILKEEMQEGSPLFTVHAYVPVAESFGFPDELRRWTSGASSALLVLSHWEALPEDPFFVPKTEEEKEEFGDGSSVLQNTARKLIDGVRRRKGLAVEEKVVQFATKQRTLARKKHYWTNFTQVKTENEQELFIYQWGLLFRLNRLCVCRYEIVNDLDVTRCRDNI from the exons ATGGCCGATTCACACGACCCCAAAAACATCCGAAACATATGCATTCTCGCCCACGTTGACCACGGCAAGACCACCCTCGCCGACCACCTAATCGCCTCCTCCGGCGGCGGCGTTCTGCACCCAAAACAAGCCGGCAGGCTCCGCTTCATGGACTATCTAGACGAAGAACAACGGCGTGCAATAACCATGAAAAGTTCCTCAATTGCTCTTCAATACAAAAACCATTCAATCAACCTAATTGATTCACCGGGTCATATGGATTTCTGCAGTGAAGTTTCAACCGCTTCAAGATTGAGTGATGGGGGTTTGGTGTTAGTGGATGCTGTTGAGGGTGTTCATATTCAAACTCATGCGGTTTTACGACAAGCCTGGATCGAAAAGCTTACGCCTTGTTTGGTTTTGAATAAGATTGATAGGTTGATTGTTGAGTTGAAGTTGAGTCCTTTAGAGGCGTATAATCGGCTTTTACGGATTGTTCATGAGGTTAATGGGATCGTTAGTGCGTATAAATCGGAGAAGTATTTGTCGGATGTTGATTCGATACTTGCTCGCCCGGTTGGTGAAACAGGGGATGAGTATCAAGAACtgttggatgatgatgatgaggaggataCGTTTCAGCCGCAGAAGGGGAATGTGGTGTTTGTTTGTGCTTTAGACGGGTGGGGGTTTGGGATATGTGAGTTTGCTGAGTTTTACGCTTCGAAACTTGGGGCGAGTGTTGCGGTTTTGCAGAAGGCGTTTTGGGGTCCGAGGTATTTTGTTCCGAAAACGAAACGGATTGTGGGTAAGAAAGGGTTGCCTGCGGGGAGTAAGGCGCGGCCCATGTTTGTGCAGTTTGTGCTCGAGCCGTTGTGGCAGGTGTATGAGGCTGCGTTGGATACGAATGGGGATAAAACGATTCTTGAGAAGTTGATTAAGTCGTTTAATTTGTCGGTTCCTCCTCGTGAGCTTCAGAATAAAGATCCAAAATCTGTTCTTCAATCTGTTGTGAGTAGGTGGCTTCCTTTGTCGGATGCTATTTTGTCGATGGTGATTAAACATATGCCGGATCCTGGTACCGCGCAAGCGTTTCGCTTGTCGCGTTTGCTGCCGAAAAGAGAGATTCTTGATGATGACGTTGGTAAGTCTGATGTGATTGCAGAGGCTGAGCTTGTGCGAAAGTCAGTTGAGGCGTGTGATTCACGGCCTGAAGCTCCATGTGTCGCTTTTGTATCTAAAATGTTTGCGGTTCCCATGAAAATGCTACCTCAAAGAGACGTAAACGGTGGGATTGTGAACAATATAGAAGTTGGAAATGGGGATTCCGATGAGTGTTTTCTTGCATTTGCTAGGATCTTTAGTGGTGTTATTCATTTGGGTCAGAAGGTATTTGTGTTATCAGCATTGTATGATCCGCTTAAAACGGGTGATTCGGTTCAGAAGCATATTCAAGAAGCTGAATTGCATTCTTTGTATTTGATGATGGGTCAAGGGTTAACACCCGTTGCTTCCGCACGGGCTGGAAACATTGTCGCCATTAGAGGGTTAGGTCAACATATTTTGAAAAGCGCGACTCTTTCATCAACGAAAAACTGTTGGCCGTTTTCAAGTATGACGTTTCAAGTTTCACCGACGTTAAAAGTGGCCATTGAGCCGTCTGACCCGGTTGACATGGGTGCGCTTATGAAAGGGCTCCGGCTGTTAAACCGGGCTGACCCGTTTGTAGAGGTCAGTGTGTCCGCTAGAGGCGAACACGTGCTTGCTGCTGCGGGTGAAGTTCATTTGGAAAGATGTATTAAAGATTTAAAAGAGCGGTTTGCGAAGGTAAATTTAGAAATCTCACCGCCTCTTGTGTCGTTTAGAGAAACAATCGAAGGAGAATCGTTAAACTCGTTTGATAAATTCAAATCGTTAACCGGGAATTCAAACGTTATTGAAAAAACTACACCAAACGGAAGGTGTACCGTTCGTGTGCACATATTGAAACTTCCTGATGCACTTACGAAATTGCTAGATGAAAGTTCGGATCTTCTAGAGGATATTATCGCAGGTAAAGCGATAAGAGCTCAAGACGATGAACACCCGGTAGAATCGCTTAGAAAACGCATATGGGATGCCGTTGAAAGTGAAATTTCAGACACGAATGCGGAAAAAGATAAAGAAAAGTTAAAACTTTTATGGGAAAATCTTCTGAAACGAATATGGGCTTTAGGGCCACGACAAATCGGTCCCAACATGCTTCTTCTTCCGGATTCAACTACAGACGACAACGGTTCATCGGTCCTTATTAAAGGTTCTCCATACGTATCTGAACGGTTAGGTTTTGTGTCGAGCAGTGAAGAGTCAGAAACCGAGACAACAAGCGCTGAAACCCGATCACTGAAAGAAGAAGCCGATAGCCTCAGAAGCAGTGTCTTATCCGGGTTCCAAGTAGCCACTGGATCCGGCCCGTTATGCGACGAACCCATGTGGGGTTTAGCATTTGTAATAGAAGCTTCGATTTCACCTTACGATAGCGAGTCAGAAGCCGTCAATCAAAGCGATCAATACGGGGTGTTTTCCGGGCAGGTTATGACAGCGGTTAAAGAAGCATGTAAAGCCGGCGTACTTCAAAAAAACCCTAGAATCGTTGAGGGGATGTATTTCTGTGAACTAAACACACCAACCGAGTATTTAGGGCCTATGTACGCTGTGCTGGCCCGCCGACGTGCCCGGATTTTGAAAGAAGAAATGCAAGAAGGGTCACCGTTGTTCACGGTGCATGCTTATGTACCGGTTGCAGAAAGTTTCGGGTTTCCAGATGAGTTAAGAAGATGGACTTCTGGTGCTTCGAGCGCTCTTCTTGTTCTTAGTCATTGGGAAGCACTTCCGGAAGACCCATTTTTTGTACCGAaaacagaagaagaaaaagaggaGTTTGGTGATGGGTCGAGTGTTTTACAAAATACAGCAAGAAAATTAATAGACGGGGTTAGAAGGCGCAAGGGTTTGGCCGTTGAGGAAAAGGTGGTCCAGTTTGCTACGAAACAGAGGACTCTGGCCCGTAAG AAACATTACTGGACGAATTTCACACAGGTGAAGACAGAAAATGAACAAGAATTGTTTATCTATCAATGGGGGCTTTTGTTTCGCCTCAATCGATTGTGTGTTTGTAGGTATGAAATTGTGAATGATTTGGATGTAACTCGTTGTCGAGATAATATATGA
- the LOC110872317 gene encoding elongation factor-like GTPase 1 isoform X2, giving the protein MADSHDPKNIRNICILAHVDHGKTTLADHLIASSGGGVLHPKQAGRLRFMDYLDEEQRRAITMKSSSIALQYKNHSINLIDSPGHMDFCSEVSTASRLSDGGLVLVDAVEGVHIQTHAVLRQAWIEKLTPCLVLNKIDRLIVELKLSPLEAYNRLLRIVHEVNGIVSAYKSEKYLSDVDSILARPVGETGDEYQELLDDDDEEDTFQPQKGNVVFVCALDGWGFGICEFAEFYASKLGASVAVLQKAFWGPRYFVPKTKRIVGKKGLPAGSKARPMFVQFVLEPLWQVYEAALDTNGDKTILEKLIKSFNLSVPPRELQNKDPKSVLQSVVSRWLPLSDAILSMVIKHMPDPGTAQAFRLSRLLPKREILDDDVGKSDVIAEAELVRKSVEACDSRPEAPCVAFVSKMFAVPMKMLPQRDVNGGIVNNIEVGNGDSDECFLAFARIFSGVIHLGQKVFVLSALYDPLKTGDSVQKHIQEAELHSLYLMMGQGLTPVASARAGNIVAIRGLGQHILKSATLSSTKNCWPFSSMTFQVSPTLKVAIEPSDPVDMGALMKGLRLLNRADPFVEVSVSARGEHVLAAAGEVHLERCIKDLKERFAKVNLEISPPLVSFRETIEGESLNSFDKFKSLTGNSNVIEKTTPNGRCTVRVHILKLPDALTKLLDESSDLLEDIIAGKAIRAQDDEHPVESLRKRIWDAVESEISDTNAEKDKEKLKLLWENLLKRIWALGPRQIGPNMLLLPDSTTDDNGSSVLIKGSPYVSERLGFVSSSEESETETTSAETRSLKEEADSLRSSVLSGFQVATGSGPLCDEPMWGLAFVIEASISPYDSESEAVNQSDQYGVFSGQVMTAVKEACKAGVLQKNPRIVEGMYFCELNTPTEYLGPMYAVLARRRARILKEEMQEGSPLFTVHAYVPVAESFGFPDELRRWTSGASSALLVLSHWEALPEDPFFVPKTEEEKEEFGDGSSVLQNTARKLIDGVRRRKGLAVEEKVVQFATKQRTLAQTLLDEFHTGEDRK; this is encoded by the exons ATGGCCGATTCACACGACCCCAAAAACATCCGAAACATATGCATTCTCGCCCACGTTGACCACGGCAAGACCACCCTCGCCGACCACCTAATCGCCTCCTCCGGCGGCGGCGTTCTGCACCCAAAACAAGCCGGCAGGCTCCGCTTCATGGACTATCTAGACGAAGAACAACGGCGTGCAATAACCATGAAAAGTTCCTCAATTGCTCTTCAATACAAAAACCATTCAATCAACCTAATTGATTCACCGGGTCATATGGATTTCTGCAGTGAAGTTTCAACCGCTTCAAGATTGAGTGATGGGGGTTTGGTGTTAGTGGATGCTGTTGAGGGTGTTCATATTCAAACTCATGCGGTTTTACGACAAGCCTGGATCGAAAAGCTTACGCCTTGTTTGGTTTTGAATAAGATTGATAGGTTGATTGTTGAGTTGAAGTTGAGTCCTTTAGAGGCGTATAATCGGCTTTTACGGATTGTTCATGAGGTTAATGGGATCGTTAGTGCGTATAAATCGGAGAAGTATTTGTCGGATGTTGATTCGATACTTGCTCGCCCGGTTGGTGAAACAGGGGATGAGTATCAAGAACtgttggatgatgatgatgaggaggataCGTTTCAGCCGCAGAAGGGGAATGTGGTGTTTGTTTGTGCTTTAGACGGGTGGGGGTTTGGGATATGTGAGTTTGCTGAGTTTTACGCTTCGAAACTTGGGGCGAGTGTTGCGGTTTTGCAGAAGGCGTTTTGGGGTCCGAGGTATTTTGTTCCGAAAACGAAACGGATTGTGGGTAAGAAAGGGTTGCCTGCGGGGAGTAAGGCGCGGCCCATGTTTGTGCAGTTTGTGCTCGAGCCGTTGTGGCAGGTGTATGAGGCTGCGTTGGATACGAATGGGGATAAAACGATTCTTGAGAAGTTGATTAAGTCGTTTAATTTGTCGGTTCCTCCTCGTGAGCTTCAGAATAAAGATCCAAAATCTGTTCTTCAATCTGTTGTGAGTAGGTGGCTTCCTTTGTCGGATGCTATTTTGTCGATGGTGATTAAACATATGCCGGATCCTGGTACCGCGCAAGCGTTTCGCTTGTCGCGTTTGCTGCCGAAAAGAGAGATTCTTGATGATGACGTTGGTAAGTCTGATGTGATTGCAGAGGCTGAGCTTGTGCGAAAGTCAGTTGAGGCGTGTGATTCACGGCCTGAAGCTCCATGTGTCGCTTTTGTATCTAAAATGTTTGCGGTTCCCATGAAAATGCTACCTCAAAGAGACGTAAACGGTGGGATTGTGAACAATATAGAAGTTGGAAATGGGGATTCCGATGAGTGTTTTCTTGCATTTGCTAGGATCTTTAGTGGTGTTATTCATTTGGGTCAGAAGGTATTTGTGTTATCAGCATTGTATGATCCGCTTAAAACGGGTGATTCGGTTCAGAAGCATATTCAAGAAGCTGAATTGCATTCTTTGTATTTGATGATGGGTCAAGGGTTAACACCCGTTGCTTCCGCACGGGCTGGAAACATTGTCGCCATTAGAGGGTTAGGTCAACATATTTTGAAAAGCGCGACTCTTTCATCAACGAAAAACTGTTGGCCGTTTTCAAGTATGACGTTTCAAGTTTCACCGACGTTAAAAGTGGCCATTGAGCCGTCTGACCCGGTTGACATGGGTGCGCTTATGAAAGGGCTCCGGCTGTTAAACCGGGCTGACCCGTTTGTAGAGGTCAGTGTGTCCGCTAGAGGCGAACACGTGCTTGCTGCTGCGGGTGAAGTTCATTTGGAAAGATGTATTAAAGATTTAAAAGAGCGGTTTGCGAAGGTAAATTTAGAAATCTCACCGCCTCTTGTGTCGTTTAGAGAAACAATCGAAGGAGAATCGTTAAACTCGTTTGATAAATTCAAATCGTTAACCGGGAATTCAAACGTTATTGAAAAAACTACACCAAACGGAAGGTGTACCGTTCGTGTGCACATATTGAAACTTCCTGATGCACTTACGAAATTGCTAGATGAAAGTTCGGATCTTCTAGAGGATATTATCGCAGGTAAAGCGATAAGAGCTCAAGACGATGAACACCCGGTAGAATCGCTTAGAAAACGCATATGGGATGCCGTTGAAAGTGAAATTTCAGACACGAATGCGGAAAAAGATAAAGAAAAGTTAAAACTTTTATGGGAAAATCTTCTGAAACGAATATGGGCTTTAGGGCCACGACAAATCGGTCCCAACATGCTTCTTCTTCCGGATTCAACTACAGACGACAACGGTTCATCGGTCCTTATTAAAGGTTCTCCATACGTATCTGAACGGTTAGGTTTTGTGTCGAGCAGTGAAGAGTCAGAAACCGAGACAACAAGCGCTGAAACCCGATCACTGAAAGAAGAAGCCGATAGCCTCAGAAGCAGTGTCTTATCCGGGTTCCAAGTAGCCACTGGATCCGGCCCGTTATGCGACGAACCCATGTGGGGTTTAGCATTTGTAATAGAAGCTTCGATTTCACCTTACGATAGCGAGTCAGAAGCCGTCAATCAAAGCGATCAATACGGGGTGTTTTCCGGGCAGGTTATGACAGCGGTTAAAGAAGCATGTAAAGCCGGCGTACTTCAAAAAAACCCTAGAATCGTTGAGGGGATGTATTTCTGTGAACTAAACACACCAACCGAGTATTTAGGGCCTATGTACGCTGTGCTGGCCCGCCGACGTGCCCGGATTTTGAAAGAAGAAATGCAAGAAGGGTCACCGTTGTTCACGGTGCATGCTTATGTACCGGTTGCAGAAAGTTTCGGGTTTCCAGATGAGTTAAGAAGATGGACTTCTGGTGCTTCGAGCGCTCTTCTTGTTCTTAGTCATTGGGAAGCACTTCCGGAAGACCCATTTTTTGTACCGAaaacagaagaagaaaaagaggaGTTTGGTGATGGGTCGAGTGTTTTACAAAATACAGCAAGAAAATTAATAGACGGGGTTAGAAGGCGCAAGGGTTTGGCCGTTGAGGAAAAGGTGGTCCAGTTTGCTACGAAACAGAGGACTCTGGCCC AAACATTACTGGACGAATTTCACACAGGTGAAGACAGAAAATGA
- the LOC110872317 gene encoding elongation factor-like GTPase 1 isoform X3: MADSHDPKNIRNICILAHVDHGKTTLADHLIASSGGGVLHPKQAGRLRFMDYLDEEQRRAITMKSSSIALQYKNHSINLIDSPGHMDFCSEVSTASRLSDGGLVLVDAVEGVHIQTHAVLRQAWIEKLTPCLVLNKIDRLIVELKLSPLEAYNRLLRIVHEVNGIVSAYKSEKYLSDVDSILARPVGETGDEYQELLDDDDEEDTFQPQKGNVVFVCALDGWGFGICEFAEFYASKLGASVAVLQKAFWGPRYFVPKTKRIVGKKGLPAGSKARPMFVQFVLEPLWQVYEAALDTNGDKTILEKLIKSFNLSVPPRELQNKDPKSVLQSVVSRWLPLSDAILSMVIKHMPDPGTAQAFRLSRLLPKREILDDDVGKSDVIAEAELVRKSVEACDSRPEAPCVAFVSKMFAVPMKMLPQRDVNGGIVNNIEVGNGDSDECFLAFARIFSGVIHLGQKVFVLSALYDPLKTGDSVQKHIQEAELHSLYLMMGQGLTPVASARAGNIVAIRGLGQHILKSATLSSTKNCWPFSSMTFQVSPTLKVAIEPSDPVDMGALMKGLRLLNRADPFVEVSVSARGEHVLAAAGEVHLERCIKDLKERFAKVNLEISPPLVSFRETIEGESLNSFDKFKSLTGNSNVIEKTTPNGRCTVRVHILKLPDALTKLLDESSDLLEDIIAGKAIRAQDDEHPVESLRKRIWDAVESEISDTNAEKDKEKLKLLWENLLKRIWALGPRQIGPNMLLLPDSTTDDNGSSVLIKGSPYVSERLGFVSSSEESETETTSAETRSLKEEADSLRSSVLSGFQVATGSGPLCDEPMWGLAFVIEASISPYDSESEAVNQSDQYGVFSGQVMTAVKEACKAGVLQKNPRIVEGMYFCELNTPTEYLGPMYAVLARRRARILKEEMQEGSPLFTVHAYVPVAESFGFPDELRRWTSGASSALLVLSHWEALPEDPFFVPKTEEEKEEFGDGSSVLQNTARKLIDGVRRRKGLAVEEKVVQFATKQRTLARKV; this comes from the coding sequence ATGGCCGATTCACACGACCCCAAAAACATCCGAAACATATGCATTCTCGCCCACGTTGACCACGGCAAGACCACCCTCGCCGACCACCTAATCGCCTCCTCCGGCGGCGGCGTTCTGCACCCAAAACAAGCCGGCAGGCTCCGCTTCATGGACTATCTAGACGAAGAACAACGGCGTGCAATAACCATGAAAAGTTCCTCAATTGCTCTTCAATACAAAAACCATTCAATCAACCTAATTGATTCACCGGGTCATATGGATTTCTGCAGTGAAGTTTCAACCGCTTCAAGATTGAGTGATGGGGGTTTGGTGTTAGTGGATGCTGTTGAGGGTGTTCATATTCAAACTCATGCGGTTTTACGACAAGCCTGGATCGAAAAGCTTACGCCTTGTTTGGTTTTGAATAAGATTGATAGGTTGATTGTTGAGTTGAAGTTGAGTCCTTTAGAGGCGTATAATCGGCTTTTACGGATTGTTCATGAGGTTAATGGGATCGTTAGTGCGTATAAATCGGAGAAGTATTTGTCGGATGTTGATTCGATACTTGCTCGCCCGGTTGGTGAAACAGGGGATGAGTATCAAGAACtgttggatgatgatgatgaggaggataCGTTTCAGCCGCAGAAGGGGAATGTGGTGTTTGTTTGTGCTTTAGACGGGTGGGGGTTTGGGATATGTGAGTTTGCTGAGTTTTACGCTTCGAAACTTGGGGCGAGTGTTGCGGTTTTGCAGAAGGCGTTTTGGGGTCCGAGGTATTTTGTTCCGAAAACGAAACGGATTGTGGGTAAGAAAGGGTTGCCTGCGGGGAGTAAGGCGCGGCCCATGTTTGTGCAGTTTGTGCTCGAGCCGTTGTGGCAGGTGTATGAGGCTGCGTTGGATACGAATGGGGATAAAACGATTCTTGAGAAGTTGATTAAGTCGTTTAATTTGTCGGTTCCTCCTCGTGAGCTTCAGAATAAAGATCCAAAATCTGTTCTTCAATCTGTTGTGAGTAGGTGGCTTCCTTTGTCGGATGCTATTTTGTCGATGGTGATTAAACATATGCCGGATCCTGGTACCGCGCAAGCGTTTCGCTTGTCGCGTTTGCTGCCGAAAAGAGAGATTCTTGATGATGACGTTGGTAAGTCTGATGTGATTGCAGAGGCTGAGCTTGTGCGAAAGTCAGTTGAGGCGTGTGATTCACGGCCTGAAGCTCCATGTGTCGCTTTTGTATCTAAAATGTTTGCGGTTCCCATGAAAATGCTACCTCAAAGAGACGTAAACGGTGGGATTGTGAACAATATAGAAGTTGGAAATGGGGATTCCGATGAGTGTTTTCTTGCATTTGCTAGGATCTTTAGTGGTGTTATTCATTTGGGTCAGAAGGTATTTGTGTTATCAGCATTGTATGATCCGCTTAAAACGGGTGATTCGGTTCAGAAGCATATTCAAGAAGCTGAATTGCATTCTTTGTATTTGATGATGGGTCAAGGGTTAACACCCGTTGCTTCCGCACGGGCTGGAAACATTGTCGCCATTAGAGGGTTAGGTCAACATATTTTGAAAAGCGCGACTCTTTCATCAACGAAAAACTGTTGGCCGTTTTCAAGTATGACGTTTCAAGTTTCACCGACGTTAAAAGTGGCCATTGAGCCGTCTGACCCGGTTGACATGGGTGCGCTTATGAAAGGGCTCCGGCTGTTAAACCGGGCTGACCCGTTTGTAGAGGTCAGTGTGTCCGCTAGAGGCGAACACGTGCTTGCTGCTGCGGGTGAAGTTCATTTGGAAAGATGTATTAAAGATTTAAAAGAGCGGTTTGCGAAGGTAAATTTAGAAATCTCACCGCCTCTTGTGTCGTTTAGAGAAACAATCGAAGGAGAATCGTTAAACTCGTTTGATAAATTCAAATCGTTAACCGGGAATTCAAACGTTATTGAAAAAACTACACCAAACGGAAGGTGTACCGTTCGTGTGCACATATTGAAACTTCCTGATGCACTTACGAAATTGCTAGATGAAAGTTCGGATCTTCTAGAGGATATTATCGCAGGTAAAGCGATAAGAGCTCAAGACGATGAACACCCGGTAGAATCGCTTAGAAAACGCATATGGGATGCCGTTGAAAGTGAAATTTCAGACACGAATGCGGAAAAAGATAAAGAAAAGTTAAAACTTTTATGGGAAAATCTTCTGAAACGAATATGGGCTTTAGGGCCACGACAAATCGGTCCCAACATGCTTCTTCTTCCGGATTCAACTACAGACGACAACGGTTCATCGGTCCTTATTAAAGGTTCTCCATACGTATCTGAACGGTTAGGTTTTGTGTCGAGCAGTGAAGAGTCAGAAACCGAGACAACAAGCGCTGAAACCCGATCACTGAAAGAAGAAGCCGATAGCCTCAGAAGCAGTGTCTTATCCGGGTTCCAAGTAGCCACTGGATCCGGCCCGTTATGCGACGAACCCATGTGGGGTTTAGCATTTGTAATAGAAGCTTCGATTTCACCTTACGATAGCGAGTCAGAAGCCGTCAATCAAAGCGATCAATACGGGGTGTTTTCCGGGCAGGTTATGACAGCGGTTAAAGAAGCATGTAAAGCCGGCGTACTTCAAAAAAACCCTAGAATCGTTGAGGGGATGTATTTCTGTGAACTAAACACACCAACCGAGTATTTAGGGCCTATGTACGCTGTGCTGGCCCGCCGACGTGCCCGGATTTTGAAAGAAGAAATGCAAGAAGGGTCACCGTTGTTCACGGTGCATGCTTATGTACCGGTTGCAGAAAGTTTCGGGTTTCCAGATGAGTTAAGAAGATGGACTTCTGGTGCTTCGAGCGCTCTTCTTGTTCTTAGTCATTGGGAAGCACTTCCGGAAGACCCATTTTTTGTACCGAaaacagaagaagaaaaagaggaGTTTGGTGATGGGTCGAGTGTTTTACAAAATACAGCAAGAAAATTAATAGACGGGGTTAGAAGGCGCAAGGGTTTGGCCGTTGAGGAAAAGGTGGTCCAGTTTGCTACGAAACAGAGGACTCTGGCCCGTAAGGTTTAA
- the LOC110872318 gene encoding uncharacterized protein LOC110872318 → MLRVNCDSTSPLSARHSSFHGCSWNNGKISKDDGSALDVAAPRASYNFIHDVKLRKILPDQSSVWSESEMTPRSSSLSSIASNGTPNLKSSMELVKEITSLETEILHLERHILSLYRTAFQQRARSLHTKRSASEQKIESQLQPAADQSLLKKVNSDALLSGQHGQLSSDQIKSAISNSSSRKERKTSRCSLGDHLGTSYTDSAHLDRPDRLSEDMMRCVCSIYCKLGDQNQSQSGPSVSSASSMSSSGTTCTHNRSDSSSPSCNEDATWDGKHNNIKEEGGPYAETVEILKINVDDDSFNYAEMMLKKFRTLVKKLEKVDPGKMTREQKLVFWINIHNALVMHAYLAYGTHNNTKSNSILKATYNIGGHSINAYTIQSSILGIKSHFRASWLQSLLSPGRKLKTEHNKHIYAIEYPEPLVHFALSLGAFSDPAVRIYNAKNVFQDLRLAKQEFIQSTVYVNKETRIYLPKILYYFAKDMALSMSSLLEIVNSCLSESQPKVKKPSIKGKPEKCVYWLSQSCIFRYVILRDTVEGRLSV, encoded by the exons ATGCTGCGAGTTAACTGTGATTCTACTTCACCTCTTTCAGCCCGCCACTCAAGTTTTCATGG GTGTTCTTGGAATAATGGGAAGATTAGCAAAGATGATGGTAGTGCACTAGATGTAGCTGCACCAAGAGCTTCCTATAATTTCATCCAT GATGTAAAATTGCGGAAGATATTGCCCGACCAATCCTCGGTGTGGTCTGAGTCGGAGATGACACCACGTTCAAGTTCATTATCTTCCATTGCTTCAAATGGCACACCAAATTTGAAG TCATCAATGGAGTTGGTGAAAGAAATCACCTCTCTTGAAACGGAAATACTTCATTTGGAACGTCATATACTTTCGCTCTATCGAACTGCTTTTCAGCAGCGTGCTCGTAGTTTACATACCAAAAGATCCGCTTCGGAACAAAAGATAGAATCACAATTACAACCTGCTGCTGATCAGTCACTGCTCAAAAAAGTCAACTCTGACGCTTTGTTGAGTGGTCAACATGGTCAACTTTCAAGTGATCAAATTAAATCTGCCATCTCGAATTCATCATCCAGAAAA GAGAGAAAAACAAGCCGTTGTAGTCTTGGGGATCACCTCGGAACTTCTTATACCGATAGTGCGCATCTTGACAGGCCCGATAGGCTTTCAGAAGACATGATGAGATGTGTCTGTTCGATTTACTGTAAGCTCGGGGACCAAAATCAATCTCAATCTGGACCATCGGTTTCTTCTGCCTCATCCATGTCTTCATCGGGTACAACCTGTACCCATAACCGTTCTGATTCATCGAGTCCTTCTTGCAATGAGGATGCCACATGGGACGGTAAACACAATAATATAAAAGAGGAAGGAGGCCCGTATGCTGAAACGGTAGAAATTCTGAAAATAAATGTTGACGACGATAGTTTTAATTATGCGGAAATGATGCTAAAAAAATTCAG aacattggTAAAGAAACTCGAGAAAGTTGACCCTGGCAAAATGACGCGCGAACAAAAGCTTGTGTTTTGGATCAACATTCACAATGCTTTGGTGATGCAT GCATAtttagcatatggaacacataACAACACAAAGAGTAATTCCATATTAAAG GCAACGTATAACATCGGGGGACACTCCATCAACGCATACACCATACAAAGCTCTATATTAGGAATCAAATCACACTTTAGAGCATCG TGGCTACAGTCATTACTATCTCCAGGGAGGAAGTTGAAGACAGAGCATAATAAACATATTTACGCCATTGAATACCCTGAGCCACTTGTCCATTTTGCCCTTTCTTTAGGGGCATTCTCTGACCCTGCG GTTCGTATCTACAACGCGAAGAACGTTTTCCAGGATCTGAGGCTTGCCAAACAAGAGTTTATACAATCAACAGTTTATGTGAACAAAGAAACAAGAATATACCTACCCAAAATCTTATATTATTTTGCAAAAGATATGGCATTGAGCATGTCAAGCCTTTTGGAAATAGTCAACTCGTGTTTATCCGAAAGTCAACCGAAGGTCAAGAAACCGAGCATAAAAGGTAAACCCGAAAAATGTGTATACTGGTTATCTCAGAGTTGTATATTTCGATACGTGATTCTTCGAGACACAGTTGAAGGGCGATTGTCTGTTtga